A segment of the Bacteroidales bacterium genome:
AAAAGGATCTTTGTCATTAGCAATAATACCAAGTATAGATATTCTGTGAGTTTCCAATGCCTCCAAAATCATTTTCTTAAAATCTTCATTTTGTAATTGAATTGGACCAATCTCATCAATTATTAACAAACTTACTCCGCTTTTTTCAATACTTTCTTTAATCTCAGGAATTATTAATTCCGTCATTATTTTTGCATCTAATATATATTCATTATCACTGTTTTTAATGGCTAAAATGCCTGTTTTTTCCCCATTAATTGTTGTAGTACTAAAACTTATTCTTTTATTGTTGCTGTCGCAATTATCATTTGTCAAGAATCCTGACATAGAAGATTTGTATTTTTCTGACTTTTTTAATTCATCAACAATCTTTCCAAGCAAAGTACTTTTACCAACTTTGGAATTGCCAGTAAGAAAAATACATTTTGTAGAATGTTTCCAAATATTTTCAATTTGGTTATAGTAAAGTTTGAATGTTTTTGGTGAATCTTTTTCATTTAAAATTAATTTCGGTTTACCGGCGTATTCAACTTTAAATCCTTGCAATCTAATAAGAGCTTCTTTTTCCGCATCAACAGAACCACAATTAATAAAAACCCCTGTTATGTCGGTTGGATAATTAAAAAATCTTACTTCTAGGTTTTTTGCATGGCTTCTCCCTTGTTCTCTAATAACATCAATCATTTCAACCCCACCTTTTAATCGGTCTTTCATTCTTTCAAATTTGAATAAATCAGCACTCCTAAAAGCCATCATTTCAACAATATTATTACTTTGGCCTAGAACTATTATTAATTTAATCTTGCCCCCATTATTTAAAAATCTTACAATATCTTCCTTGCAAGATTCATAAATCATTCTTCCAGATTCTTGTATTAAAATTAGCTCATTTGTTGCTTTTTTAATTAATTCTTTTTCTTCTATTCCTGACCAAAGCAAAGCATCAGCACCTTGATTTTTTTCAAATAATAAAATCTTTTTATTTAAATTATTTCTGGTTTCTCTATCTCGAATTATTCCAAAACTTAATAATGCCAGTACACCTGCTATTGCAGAAACAACATAATTAATTTCTGCTCCAAAAATTCCAACTACTCCAGCATAAATTGCTAATGAAATACTAATTATAATATCAATATTTTCCCAAATAAATATTATAATTTTATTTTCAACTAGCCTATCCCAAAAAGTTTTTTCTTGATCTGCCATTTTTATGTTTTCTCCAAAGATAATAGTTTTATTTCTTAAATTGTGTTTTCTAATAACAATTTTTTTGGTAAAAAATGAATTTTTCATAATCTTTTTTTTAATTTCACTATTATTTTAAAGGATGAAATTTATTTATTAGCTCCCTTTGTTCTTCTATCGGAGTAAAGCGAAACCTCGCTGTTGCTGAAATCCATTTATGTCCTGCCATCAGTTGCACCTGCTCCAATGGAATGCGTTTTTCATTCAGCCAATTTGCAATTACACTCATTCTTACTGTCATCGGGTTTAAATTTCTGTCGGGAAATAAGGGTTTGGATGTTTCCACAACATAATTAATATCTTCAACTGTTATCGGGTGTCCTCGCATTCCGATAAGCAATTTTTCTGTTTCGCATTTTAAAAGGTTTTCTCTGCTCTCCCTGATATACTTTTCAATTATTCTGAATTGCTTCGGAACAAGCTCCAAGTGGCGTGAAGCGAATTTTCTTGAACCTTTTATATAAATAGTTCCGTTGTCAAAATCAATATTGTTGATTTTTAAATTTATCATTTCGCCGACTGTAAGCCCCTGATAAATGAGTATTGATGTTAATGTCTGATTTTTCAGTCTTAGTTTTTCATATCGTTCATCTCTGTTCATAAGCATTTCCAGTTCTTCTGAAGTAAATAAATCCTGATGAATTATGTCTCTGTTCTTTCTACTGCTTAATATCAGTCTTCGGCACGGATGATCGTTTCTTCTTCCTATGTCAACTAAATAATCATAATATTTTTTTACTGCTCCGAGTATTCCGTTTTTAGTGCCTGAGTTTTTATAGTTTTTTACTTTTTCTCCCATGTAATTTAATACATCTTTATACTTATAGTTTACTGCATTCGGACTTACATTCAGAAAGTTATTTATTGCATACAAATAACTTTTAATTGTTTGCTTTGAGTGCCCCATGCGGTAAAGATAATTTTCTATGTTTTTCAAATCGTTCATATTTTACTTTTTTGCTTTATCTGATTTGACTTAATATTTTTATTCTTTGTTTTCTTTTCTTTGAATATATGTGTGCTGTATCAATATTGCTGTGTCCTAAGAAATGTTGCACGAACTCAATTGTTGCTCCATTGTCCAAAAGGTGAGTGGCGATTGAATGTCGGAGGCAATGTAGCGTAATTTCTTTTTTCAGTATTTCGGGATTCTGCGTTTTTTCAATAAGTTGTTTTAACCTTTTATTTATATCTGCTCCTCTTTTTCTTAATCCGAGTTCGTTTATGAATAATGCGTGTGTTGGTGTTTTATCCAGTTGTATATAATTCATTCTTTCATTTAAAACATATTCTTTTAAATCTTTAAGCACATTGTCTGAAAGGGGAATGGCACGACTTTTATGATTCTTACTGTCTCTTATTATTACAACTCCTTTTTGCAAGTGAACATCCGATGTATCAAGTTTTTCAAGTTCACTTCTTCTCAGTCCGCAACCATAAGCAAGCGATATTATTGCTCTGTCTTTTCTTGACTCGCAAACATTATAAAGTTGCTTTACTTCTTCAAGTGTAAGTATATTTCTTTCTTTGAATCTTTTTAATGTAAATTTTGGCAATCGTGCAGGGGAGCTATCTATAACATCTGTATCAAGTAAATAATCAAAAAATAATCTTAATGAGAAAAGATTATTTTTAATCATTGAATCGCTTAATCCACCACCTCGTCTTTGGTTCGGTCTTTCCATAAGGTATTCGTGGTATGCAATTATTTCTGTCGCCGTTATTTTTTTTATTTCGTCTATTTGTCGGCTTTCAATAAAAAATAAAAATTCTCTTACACAGCTTGGATACATACTATTATTGCACCTGCTGTATCCT
Coding sequences within it:
- a CDS encoding nucleoside-triphosphatase, which encodes MKNSFFTKKIVIRKHNLRNKTIIFGENIKMADQEKTFWDRLVENKIIIFIWENIDIIISISLAIYAGVVGIFGAEINYVVSAIAGVLALLSFGIIRDRETRNNLNKKILLFEKNQGADALLWSGIEEKELIKKATNELILIQESGRMIYESCKEDIVRFLNNGGKIKLIIVLGQSNNIVEMMAFRSADLFKFERMKDRLKGGVEMIDVIREQGRSHAKNLEVRFFNYPTDITGVFINCGSVDAEKEALIRLQGFKVEYAGKPKLILNEKDSPKTFKLYYNQIENIWKHSTKCIFLTGNSKVGKSTLLGKIVDELKKSEKYKSSMSGFLTNDNCDSNNKRISFSTTTINGEKTGILAIKNSDNEYILDAKIMTELIIPEIKESIEKSGVSLLIIDEIGPIQLQNEDFKKMILEALETHRISILGIIANDKDPFISKVACNYRTNIIEVTESTRNSLINTVLNEFI
- a CDS encoding tyrosine-type recombinase/integrase, whose product is MNDLKNIENYLYRMGHSKQTIKSYLYAINNFLNVSPNAVNYKYKDVLNYMGEKVKNYKNSGTKNGILGAVKKYYDYLVDIGRRNDHPCRRLILSSRKNRDIIHQDLFTSEELEMLMNRDERYEKLRLKNQTLTSILIYQGLTVGEMINLKINNIDFDNGTIYIKGSRKFASRHLELVPKQFRIIEKYIRESRENLLKCETEKLLIGMRGHPITVEDINYVVETSKPLFPDRNLNPMTVRMSVIANWLNEKRIPLEQVQLMAGHKWISATARFRFTPIEEQRELINKFHPLK
- a CDS encoding tyrosine-type recombinase/integrase gives rise to the protein MKHLPIYNQTYENYYKEFNSFIKTKGYSRCNNSMYPSCVREFLFFIESRQIDEIKKITATEIIAYHEYLMERPNQRRGGGLSDSMIKNNLFSLRLFFDYLLDTDVIDSSPARLPKFTLKRFKERNILTLEEVKQLYNVCESRKDRAIISLAYGCGLRRSELEKLDTSDVHLQKGVVIIRDSKNHKSRAIPLSDNVLKDLKEYVLNERMNYIQLDKTPTHALFINELGLRKRGADINKRLKQLIEKTQNPEILKKEITLHCLRHSIATHLLDNGATIEFVQHFLGHSNIDTAHIYSKKRKQRIKILSQIR